One genomic segment of Drosophila melanogaster chromosome 3L includes these proteins:
- the I-2 gene encoding Inhibitor-2, isoform B, with the protein MEAVVQAEADDNNASDVQRGVGGALLAVVATQWAAMATPPRARGFAATCAIIIWRTSRFQCLFGYCRRDSRLSSSNSGSSNRNNNHKIYEIINDSQPPDVTQIARMQNNPSPQLPCKGILKTSRSFDKSGASFRKSAKFDELNVMQTFHPADKDYGHMKIDEPKTPYNYTEGFDENRDELDTELLVEKLRIAANTQPSTESIEDDGSSGDDQPLSEEERQRRREFERRRKAHYREFEAVKLARKLIQEEDDDDDDEDKGADSRPSGSSQGASSSGRFASSSTKRSSSQADSTTSPSTSAGQNMDLEPSNN; encoded by the exons ATGGAGGCGGTGGTGCAGGCGGAGGCGGACGACAACAATGCGTCGGATGTCCAGCGGGGTGTTGGTGGGGCATTGCTGGCCGTAGTGGCCACCCAGTGGGCGGCAATGGCAACCCCTCCAAGGGCACGAGGTTTCGCCGCGACCTGTGCCATTATAATCTGGCGAACATCGCGATTTCAGTGCCTGTTCGGCTACTGCCGCCGTGATTCACGATtgtccagcagcaacagtggcagcagcaacagaaacaacaaccaTAAAATCTACGAAATCATCAATGACTCCCAACCGCCTGAC GTAACACAGATAGCCAGGATGCAGAACAATCCCAGCCCACAGCTACCCTGCAAGGGTATACTAAAGACTTCGCGTAGCTTCGACAAGTCGGGAGCCAG ttttcgcAAAAGTGCCAAGTTCGATGAGCTGAACGTGATGCAGACCTTCCATCCGGCCGACAAGGACTACGGACACATGAAAATCGATGAGCCCAAAACGCCGTACAACTACACGGAGGGCTTCGACGAGAACAGGGACGAGCTGGACACGGAGTTGCTAGTGGAGAA ACTCCGCATAGCGGCTAACACACAGCCGTCGACAGAGAGCATCGAGGACGATGGTTCCTCCGGTGATGACCAGCCCCTTAGCGAAGAGGAGCGAC AACGGCGGCGCGAATTCGAGCGACGCCGTAAGGCCCACTATCGCGAGTTTGAGGCCGTCAAACTGGCACGAAAACTGATCcaggaggaggacgacgacgatgacgacgaggaCAAGGGTGCGGATAGCCGGCCCTCGGGCTCGTCACAGGGCGCTTCCAGCTCCGGACGTTTCGCGAGCAGTTCGACCAAACGGTCGAGCTCTCAGGCTGACTCCACCACATCCCCGTCTACCAGCGCCGGCCAGAACATGGACCTGGAGCCATCGAATAACTAG
- the I-2 gene encoding Inhibitor-2, isoform A, with amino-acid sequence MQNNPSPQLPCKGILKTSRSFDKSGASFRKSAKFDELNVMQTFHPADKDYGHMKIDEPKTPYNYTEGFDENRDELDTELLVEKLRIAANTQPSTESIEDDGSSGDDQPLSEEERQRRREFERRRKAHYREFEAVKLARKLIQEEDDDDDDEDKGADSRPSGSSQGASSSGRFASSSTKRSSSQADSTTSPSTSAGQNMDLEPSNN; translated from the exons ATGCAGAACAATCCCAGCCCACAGCTACCCTGCAAGGGTATACTAAAGACTTCGCGTAGCTTCGACAAGTCGGGAGCCAG ttttcgcAAAAGTGCCAAGTTCGATGAGCTGAACGTGATGCAGACCTTCCATCCGGCCGACAAGGACTACGGACACATGAAAATCGATGAGCCCAAAACGCCGTACAACTACACGGAGGGCTTCGACGAGAACAGGGACGAGCTGGACACGGAGTTGCTAGTGGAGAA ACTCCGCATAGCGGCTAACACACAGCCGTCGACAGAGAGCATCGAGGACGATGGTTCCTCCGGTGATGACCAGCCCCTTAGCGAAGAGGAGCGAC AACGGCGGCGCGAATTCGAGCGACGCCGTAAGGCCCACTATCGCGAGTTTGAGGCCGTCAAACTGGCACGAAAACTGATCcaggaggaggacgacgacgatgacgacgaggaCAAGGGTGCGGATAGCCGGCCCTCGGGCTCGTCACAGGGCGCTTCCAGCTCCGGACGTTTCGCGAGCAGTTCGACCAAACGGTCGAGCTCTCAGGCTGACTCCACCACATCCCCGTCTACCAGCGCCGGCCAGAACATGGACCTGGAGCCATCGAATAACTAG